A window from Vulpes vulpes isolate BD-2025 chromosome 9, VulVul3, whole genome shotgun sequence encodes these proteins:
- the LOC112911245 gene encoding putative aquaporin-12B, whose amino-acid sequence MAGLNVSLSFFFATFALCQVARRASKALLPAGAYASFAREAVGAAQLGACCLELRMLAELGPWAGGFGRDVLLTLVFLLFLAHGATCDGAWANPTVSLQELLLAQASLPGALLQLAAQGLGVQAACALTRLCWAWELSDLHLLQSLMDAHCSSALRTSVPHGALVEAACAFAFHLTLLRFRNSLPVYRVPAVALLVTVMAYAAGPLTSAFFNPTLATWVTFRCSGHTVLEYAQVYWLGPLAGMVLAVLLYHGHLPRLFRRNLLYSQRSKYRTPRRKPAPGSRATQTPAEGHSGREPGAEGAQTRTPLSPKTSCQ is encoded by the exons ATGGCCGGCCTGAACGTGTCCCTGTCCTTCTTCTTCGCCACCTTCGCCCTGTGCCAGGTGGCCCGGAGGGCGTCCAAGGCCCTGCTCCCCGCGGGCGCCTACGCCAGCTTCGCGCGGGAGGCGGTGGGCGCGGCCCAGCTGGGGGCCTGCTGCCTGGAGCTGCGGATGTTGGCGGAGCTGGGCCCCTGGGCGGGGGGCTTCGGCCGCGACGTGCTGCTGACCCtcgtcttcctcctcttcctggcccACGGGGCGACCTGCGACGGGGCCTGGGCCAACCCCACCGTGTCTCTGCAGGAGCTCCTCCTGGCCCAGGCCTCTCTGCCCGGCGCGCTGCTGCAGCTGGCGGCCCAGGGGCTGGGCGTGCAGGCGGCCTGCGCCCTCACGCGGCTCTGCTGGGCCTGGGAGCTCAGTGACCTGCACCTGCTCCAGAGCCTCATGGACGCTCACTGCAGCTCCGCCCTGCGCACCTCCGTGCCCCACGGCGCGCTGGTGGAAGCTGCCTGCGCCTTCGCCTTCCACCTGACCCTCCTCCGCTTCCGGAACAGTCTTCCTGTCTACAGGGTGCCCGCCGTGGCCCTGCTGGTCACCGTCATGGCCTACGCAG CTGGGCCTCTCACGTCCGCCTTCTTCAACCCCACACTGGCCACCTGGGTCACCTTCCGCTGCTCGGGCCACACGGTGCTGGAGTACGCGCAGGTGTACTGGCTAGGGCCCCTCGCAG GCATGGTGCTGGCCGTCCTGCTGTACCACGGCCACCTTCCTCGCCTCTTCCGGAGGAACCTGCTGTACAGCCAGAGGAGCAAGTACCGAACCCCCAGAAGGAAGCCGGCCCCGGGGTCGAGAGCCACCCAGACCCCTGCAGAGGGGCACAGCGGCCGGGAGCCCGGAGCCGAGGGGGCCCAGACCCGCACCCCGCTCTCCCCCAAAACAAGTTGTCAATAA
- the GPR35 gene encoding G-protein coupled receptor 35, with translation MSANGTCARPHPTWVENVDRTYTGALLVLGLLLNGLALWVLCCRMRPWTETRVYMVNLAAADLCLLCALPFFLHSLKDTTDTVSCQLSQGIYLANRYLSIGLITAIAVDRYVAVRHPLCARGLRSPRQAAAVCAALWVLVGSSLVLRWALGVQEGGFCFRNPGRQGAGTTLFSLLGFYPPLAVLGFCSLQVVAALAERPASGPHQARATRRATRMVWANLAVFVLCFLPFHVVLTVYAAAGRPTPALCYALYVTGKLSDANCCLDAIGYYFMAKEFQEATLLASVPVAKAHRTQDSLSVTLT, from the coding sequence ATGAGCGCTAACGGCACCTGCGCCCGCCCGCACCCGACCTGGGTGGAGAACGTGGACAGGACGTACACGGGCGCgctgctggtgctggggctgctgctcaACGGCCTGGCGCTCTGGGTGCTCTGCTGCCGGATGCGGCCCTGGACGGAGACCCGCGTCTACATGGTCAACCTGGCGGCGGCCGACCTGTGCCTGCTGTGCGCCCTGCCCTTCTTCCTGCACTCCCTCAAGGACACCACGGACACGGTGTCCTGCCAGCTGTCCCAGGGCATCTACCTGGCCAACAGGTACCTGAGCATCGGCCTCATCACCGCCATCGCCGTGGACCGCTACGTGGCCGTGCGGCACCCGCTGTGCGCCCGAGGGCTCCGCTCCCCGCGCCAGGCCGCGGCCGTGTGCGCGGCGCTCTGGGTGCTGGTGGGCAGCTCGCTGGTGCTTCGCTGGGCCCTGGGGGTGCAGGAGGGCGGCTTCTGCTTCCGGAACCCCGGCCGGCAGGGCGCCGGCACCACGCTCTTCTCGCTGCTGGGCTTCTACCCGCCGCTGGCCGTGCTGGGCTTCTGCTCGCTGCAGGTGGTCGCCGCGCTGGCCGAGCGCCCGGCCTCCGGGCCACACCAGGCGCGAGCCACCCGGAGGGCCACCCGCATGGTCTGGGCGAACCTGGCCGTGTTCGTGCTCTGCTTCCTGCCCTTCCACGTGGTGCTGACCGTCTACGCGGCCGCCGGCCGGCCCACCCCCGCCCTCTGCTACGCCCTGTACGTCACGGGCAAGCTCTCGGATGCCAACTGCTGCCTGGACGCCATCGGCTACTACTTCATGGCCAAGGAGTTCCAGGAGGCTACTTTGTTGGCCTCGGTGCCCGTTGCCAAGGCCCACAGGACCCAGGACTCTCTCAGCGTCACCCTCACCTAG